From Mobula birostris isolate sMobBir1 chromosome 8, sMobBir1.hap1, whole genome shotgun sequence, the proteins below share one genomic window:
- the LOC140202348 gene encoding vesicle-associated membrane protein 5-like, whose product MDKLHKETEEVLEIMHVNVDKVKDRGEKLEVLDERAQCLMEAGKTFQKAAKVVAHQEKNKNRKWKLIVGGTVFLVVLIVIIIIIIAFSMPSPGSSSMSSPGSSPQLSPSMSPERKQ is encoded by the exons ATGGATAAACTCCATAAAGAAACGGAGGAGGTTTTGGAGATCATGCATGTAAATGTGGATAAAGTAAAGGACCGGGGAGAGAAACTGGAAGTTCTCGATGAAAGAGCCCAGTGTCTGATGGAAGCT GGTAAAACTTTCCAGAAGGCAGCCAAAGTCGTGGCTCATCAGGAAAAGAATAAGAATAGGAAGTGGAAGCTGATTGTGGGAGGAACCGTGTTTCTTGTTGtcctcatcgtcatcatcattatcatcattgcTTTCAGCATGCCGTCTCCAGGATCATCCAGCATGTCATCTCCAGGATCATCACCCCAACTCAGTCCTTCCATGAGTCCGGAACGAAAGCAATAA